Genomic DNA from Nonomuraea rubra:
GGCGTCAGGAAGGCCGAAGAACACTTCGGCGGCATCGACGTCCTGGTCAACAACGCCGGCATCGACTTCATCGGCGCGCTGGAGGAGCAGGACGAGGACGACTACCGCAGGCTGTTCGAGGTCAACTTCTTCGGCGCCGTGGCCCTCACCCGGCTGGTCCTGCCGGGCATGCGTGCCCGGGGACGCGGCATCGTCGTCAACGTCTCCTCGATGGACGGCCTGGCCAGCCTGCCCGCCAACGGCTACTACTCGGCCAGCAAGTTCGCGCTCGAGGGCTTCACCGAAGCCCTCTGGCAGGAGATCGAACCCCTCGGCCTGAACGCGATGATCATCCAGCCGGGCTCCTTCCGCACCGGCATCGAGCACCGCACCAAGGCCTCCGGCTCCCCCATCGACGCCTACCACGCGACCGCGGGAGCGTTCCGGAGCATGATGGGCGGCCTCACCCCGGAGATGTTCCCCGGCGACCCCGTCCGGGCGGCGGAGGCGATGTACGAGGCGGCCACGTCCGGGCAGCCCCGCCACTGGGTGGTGCTCGGCAGCGACGCCCACCGCAGGATCGATGCCAAGCTCACCCTGCTCCGGGCGGAGTTCGACGCCGGCCGGGAGGTCGCGCTCAGCACCGATTTCCCGGGAAGCGCCGAGCACGCGGTCCTGTGACCA
This window encodes:
- a CDS encoding SDR family NAD(P)-dependent oxidoreductase translates to MNPRTWLITGASSGLGRALAEYVLSQGDQAVLTASSTRATTELASRHPHTALALPLDVTDPRQREDGVRKAEEHFGGIDVLVNNAGIDFIGALEEQDEDDYRRLFEVNFFGAVALTRLVLPGMRARGRGIVVNVSSMDGLASLPANGYYSASKFALEGFTEALWQEIEPLGLNAMIIQPGSFRTGIEHRTKASGSPIDAYHATAGAFRSMMGGLTPEMFPGDPVRAAEAMYEAATSGQPRHWVVLGSDAHRRIDAKLTLLRAEFDAGREVALSTDFPGSAEHAVL